The following are from one region of the Bactrocera oleae isolate idBacOlea1 chromosome 6, idBacOlea1, whole genome shotgun sequence genome:
- the tipE gene encoding protein tipE, with protein sequence MGDEQEERTFKEKMLFYTTAFFILLGTFSMFAFLFLVPFVIEPAFTTIFMQFEEVPALCETYDVETYFGAKNCSWASCREGCTKDIYTCTQIRVNYRLNLYNYTDEFNFTEYHINLAEAERELPPVKRTDRYERAIRDYDYDAATNDAAKANQVNVPAAAALMSSPSVALAAAAAASATNEQVRLNTISFGGESAGIGDGTSGYLVDEEPLDDDISGAPGSILFNEERHPFDEISELNEGLMGNNSMYFYVGARLFPNVKGCGYPPMLNCTIWLKRYTKIGIKFPCYYSKVDPSLVISDLDYWQNTLNLIYSMAIPIPSFIISVIYLTYAYFKIYNEDEETAPLDKNAEDMDIDEGEVDESDGAALANNAAGSQIINMDSTTGESCVDVVLPNGGPGMTTSISQGGSVTTPGQYLAQSPGGSQMTPNSDMNSFGHQLKVQMADEMSRDSLENGVLSTSNSVQGNLSKTMTTSISTPPGPTAAV encoded by the coding sequence ATGGGTGACGAACAAGAAGAACGCACCTTCAAGGAGAAGATGCTCTTCTACACCACTGCCTTCTTCATACTACTCGGCACATTTAGCATGTTTGCATTCCTCTTTCTCGTGCCGTTTGTCATAGAGCCCGCCTTCACGACGATCTTTATGCAATTCGAAGAGGTGCCCGCATTGTGCGAAACCTACGATGTGGAGACATATTTCGGCGCCAAGAATTGCTCGTGGGCGTCATGTCGCGAGGGCTGCACAAAGGATATTTACACTTGTACGCAGATACGCGTCAATTATCGACTGAATTTGTACAATTACACAGATGAATTCAATTTCACTGAATATCACATTAATTTGGCCGAGGCGGAACGTGAATTGCCGCCGGTCAAGCGTACCGATCGTTATGAGCGCGCCATACGCGATTATGATTATGATGCGGCCACGAATGATGCCGCCAAAGCGAATCAAGTGAATGTGCCGGCGGCGGCGGCATTAATGTCCAGTCCCTCCGTGGCGCTGGCAGCTGCAGCGGCAGCGTCGGCGACAAACGAGCAAGTACGACTGAATACGATCAGTTTCGGTGGTGAGAGTGCCGGCATTGGTGACGGCACGAGTGGCTATCTTGTCGATGAGGAGCCGCTCGACGATGATATAAGCGGTGCACCCGGTAGTATTCTCTTTAATGAGGAACGGCATCCCTTCGATGAGATCTCCGAATTGAATGAGGGTCTCATGGGTAATAACTCGATGTATTTCTATGTGGGCGCGCGTCTCTTTCCCAACGTTAAGGGTTGCGGTTATCCGCCTATGCTTAATTGTACAATTTGGCTCAAACGCTATACGAAGATCGGGATTAAGTTCCCATGCTATTATTCGAAAGTTGATCCAAGTTTGGTGATAAGCGATTTGGATTATTGGCAGAACACATTGAATCTGATCTATTCGATGGCCATACCAATACCATCGTTTATTATATCAGTGATATACCTGACATATGCATACTTCAAAATCTATAATGAGGATGAAGAAACGGCGCCGCTCGATAAGAATGCCGAAGATATGGATATTGATGAGGGTGAGGTGGACGAGAGTGATGGCGCTGCGTTGGCTAACAATGCTGCCGGCAGTCAGATCATCAATATGGACTCGACGACGGGTGAGAGTTGCGTGGATGTGGTACTGCCGAATGGTGGTCCCGGCATGACGACCTCCATATCGCAGGGCGGTTCGGTCACAACGCCCGGTCAATATTTGGCACAATCGCCTGGCGGTTCACAAATGACACCCAATTCCGATATGAATTCGTTCGGTCATCAGCTTAAAGTGCAAATGGCGGACGAAATGTCGCGCGACTCATTGGAAAATGGTGTGCTGTCGACATCGAACTCGGTGCAGGG